A single region of the Triticum dicoccoides isolate Atlit2015 ecotype Zavitan chromosome 2B, WEW_v2.0, whole genome shotgun sequence genome encodes:
- the LOC119361831 gene encoding uncharacterized protein LOC119361831, whose protein sequence is MSDYVPSSTQIQALRPQSLRGALCVTLALPGGLLVRFSRRLLAAVRWLPRTYLRVPVDGADRVAREAISPRRVPSHLELDPAQVAALTAALRLAIVGGALSVPSLAQRRADASDSDSSDDDDEERGRADDQHLWYPLIQSLGGGDAGLFVSGSAASLAELTGAPGLYRLSDVNENPLILTARAESFSGPCELTDETTRTWVMMLKITTKLVCLSKRQLHEQNHELAEERFAEVAKQSLELILEVACSFSDAEWSDVHISQQLTVFDTLVDVLFNIQYLPFGGSGEVAGIVNKMVNSFKGVIHRTSNDIHSSKESIIHPATFILIQVLEFFGRNRDMVQSILESGDYNTGPCSDMFDCLVSKLKECAEVIFQEKGQRCIFFLNNTNYVLQKNCHSGLLPPIVVSNLVSQMDQHTVSYLEEYWVPLVRYLDGDSLKKPCGSSLDKFTKEFFTICDSQMTWKVQISLKERLRERIVDLIVPKYVIFLKALQENPISWLKRVCRARSEKPIYPAPQLEKVIRGLFER, encoded by the exons ATGTCGGACTACGTCCCCTCCTCCACCCAGATCCAGGCGCTGAGGCCCCAGTCCCTCCGCGGCGCGCTCTGCGTCACCCTCGCTCTGCCCGGGGGCCTGCTCGTCCGCTTCTCCAGGAGGCTGCTCGCCGCCGTCAGGTGGCTACCCAGGACCTACCTGCGCGTCCCGGTGGACGGGGCCGATCGGGTGGCCCGGGAGGCCATTTCGCCCCGCCGCGTTCCGAGCCATCTGGAGCTCGATCCCGCGCAGGTGGCGGCGCTCACGGCCGCCCTTCGCCTCGCCATCGTCGGCGGGGCCCTCTCGGTCCCCTCTCTCGCGCAGCGCCGGGCCGATGCGTCCGACTCCGActccagcgacgacgacgacgaggagcgcgGCCGCGCTGATGATCAACACCTATGGTATCCTCTCATCCAGTCGCTGGGAGGAGGGGACGCCGGTCTGTTCGTCTCCGGCTCGGCTGCGTCTCTGGCTGAGCTGACTGGTGCGCCGGGATTGTACAG ACTGTCTGATGTAAATGAGAACCCATTGATCCTCACAGCAAGGGCAGAAAGCTTTTCAGGTCCTTGCGAGTTGACCGATGAAACAACAAGGACTTGGGTCATGATGCTCAAAATTACTACCAAACTTGTTTGTTTAAGTAAGCGGCAATTACATGAGCAGAATCATGAATTAGCTGAAGAACGATTTGCAGAGGTAGCCAAGCAATCTTTAGAGCTGATCCTTGAGGTTGCCTGTTCATTCAGTGATGCGGAATGGTCTGATGTCCACATTTCGCAACAGCTGACTGTTTTTGACACACTTGTTGATGTCCTATTCAATATACAATACTTGCCTTTCGGTGGATCTGGTGAGGTTGCTGGCATTGTTAATAAGATGGTGAATTCTTTCAAAGGCGTAATTCATAGGACTTCAAATGACATCCATAGCAGCAAGGAATCTATTATTCATCCAGCAACTTTTATTCTCATACAAGTCCTGGAATTTTTTGGCCGTAACAGAGATATGGTGCAGTCAATACTTGAATCTGGAGATTACAACACTGGCCCGTGCTCTGACATGTTTGATTGTTTGGTATCTAAGCTCAAGGAATGTGCAGAAGTAATTTTCCAAGAAAAGGGACAAAGGTGCATATTCTTCTTGAATAACACAAATTATGTTTTGCAAAAGAATTGCCACTCGGGATTACTCCCTCCAATTGTAGTGAGTAATTTAGTATCACAGATGGACCAGCATACCGTGAGCTACCTTGAGGAATATTGGGTTCCGCTTGTGAGATATTTGGATGGTGATTCTCTGAAGAAGCCGTGCGGTTCTTCCTTGGATAAATTTACCAAAGAGTTCTTTACCATCTGTGATAGCCAGATGACTTGGAAAGTTCAAATTAGCCTCAAGGAAAGACTGCGTGAACGGATAGTGGATTTGATTGTTCCAAAATATGTAATCTTCTTGAAGGCTCTGCAGGAAAATCCAATTTCTTGGTTGAAGAGGGTGTGCCGAGCCAGGTCTGAGAAGCCGATTTATCCTGCTCCACAACTGGAAAAGGTGATCAGGGGACTCTTTGAAAGATAG